The Streptomyces sp. NBC_01275 genome has a segment encoding these proteins:
- a CDS encoding alpha/beta hydrolase — MTTVPPPPPFDPELAAALELIKDMISPAMTPEDIETVRQGPGIAMSAAQDMTLDGAFEIEDRTVPGPEGAPDISLLICRPTSPAPARPRPVVYHVHGGGMVLGNNRVGTIGALAWAKELDLVVVSVEYRLAPEHPYPAPVEDVYAGLLWTAEHAEELGADPERIVIAGASAGGGLSAALALLLRDRKGPQALGQLLMCPMLDDRNDTPSSHQMAGLGIWDRTANDTGWGALLGADRGGPDVSPYAAPARAEDLSGLPPAFLDVGSAETFRDEVVTYASRIWQAGGVAELHVWPGGFHGFEGFAPQARISRSAGAAQLDWLRRLLAE, encoded by the coding sequence ATGACGACCGTCCCGCCGCCCCCGCCCTTCGACCCCGAACTCGCCGCCGCCCTCGAACTGATCAAGGACATGATCAGCCCGGCCATGACCCCGGAGGACATCGAGACGGTCCGCCAGGGACCGGGCATCGCGATGTCGGCCGCCCAGGACATGACGCTGGACGGGGCCTTCGAGATCGAGGACCGGACGGTGCCGGGCCCCGAGGGCGCTCCCGACATCTCCCTGCTGATCTGCCGCCCCACCTCTCCGGCGCCGGCCCGTCCGCGCCCCGTCGTCTACCACGTGCACGGCGGCGGCATGGTCCTCGGCAACAACCGGGTCGGCACGATCGGGGCGCTGGCCTGGGCGAAGGAACTGGACCTGGTCGTGGTCTCCGTGGAGTACCGGCTGGCGCCCGAACACCCGTACCCGGCCCCGGTCGAGGACGTGTACGCCGGTCTGCTGTGGACGGCGGAGCACGCCGAGGAGCTGGGCGCGGACCCGGAGCGGATCGTGATCGCCGGGGCCAGTGCGGGCGGCGGACTCAGCGCCGCCCTCGCCCTGCTGCTGCGCGACCGCAAGGGCCCGCAGGCCCTCGGCCAGCTGCTGATGTGCCCGATGCTCGACGACCGCAACGACACCCCCTCCAGCCACCAGATGGCGGGCCTCGGCATCTGGGACCGCACGGCCAACGACACCGGGTGGGGCGCCCTGCTCGGCGCGGACCGCGGCGGCCCGGACGTCTCTCCCTACGCGGCGCCCGCCCGGGCGGAGGACCTGTCCGGGCTGCCGCCTGCCTTCCTGGACGTGGGCTCCGCGGAGACCTTCCGGGACGAGGTCGTCACCTACGCCTCCCGCATCTGGCAGGCGGGCGGAGTGGCCGAACTGCACGTCTGGCCCGGCGGCTTCCACGGCTTCGAGGGCTTCGCCCCGCAGGCCCGGATCTCCCGGTCGGCCGGCGCGGCCCAGCTGGACTGGCTGCGCAGGCTGCTCGCCGAGTAG
- a CDS encoding TerC family protein, translating into MNVSLSVWLLTVAALCALVAVDFVIGRKPHDVSVREAGAWTIVWVLLACLFGVGLYFHGGGKPTGEFFAGYITEKSLSVDNLFVFVLIMGKFAVPSQYQQRVLMVGVLMALVLRAVFIAAGAAIISTFSWVFYLFGAFLIWTAWKLVQDARKGGHEEEYEENKLLKSVERRFGVADRYHGTKLWIEQNGKRVMTPMLVVMLAIGSTDVLFALDSIPAIYGLTDDPYIVFTANAFALMGLRQLYFLIGGLLKKLVHLSYGLSIILGFIGVKLLLHALHESGVHVPEISIPFSLGFIVLVLTITTLTSLRAAKRQEEQERVVRDGSAV; encoded by the coding sequence GTGAACGTTTCCCTGTCCGTCTGGCTGTTGACCGTGGCAGCCCTGTGCGCGCTGGTCGCCGTCGACTTCGTCATCGGCCGCAAACCCCATGACGTCTCGGTCAGGGAGGCCGGCGCCTGGACGATCGTCTGGGTCCTGCTGGCCTGTCTGTTCGGCGTCGGCCTGTACTTCCACGGCGGCGGGAAGCCGACCGGCGAGTTCTTCGCCGGGTACATCACCGAGAAGTCGCTGAGCGTGGACAACCTCTTCGTCTTCGTGCTGATCATGGGCAAGTTCGCGGTGCCCTCGCAGTACCAGCAGCGGGTGCTGATGGTGGGCGTCCTGATGGCCCTGGTGCTGCGGGCGGTCTTCATCGCCGCCGGCGCGGCGATCATCTCCACCTTCTCCTGGGTGTTCTACCTCTTCGGCGCGTTCCTGATCTGGACCGCGTGGAAGCTGGTCCAGGACGCCCGCAAGGGCGGCCACGAGGAGGAGTACGAGGAGAACAAGCTGCTGAAGTCGGTCGAGCGCCGCTTCGGCGTGGCCGACCGCTACCACGGCACGAAGCTGTGGATCGAGCAGAACGGCAAGCGGGTCATGACCCCGATGCTGGTCGTGATGCTGGCGATCGGCTCCACCGACGTGCTGTTCGCCCTCGACTCCATCCCCGCCATCTACGGGCTGACCGACGACCCGTACATCGTGTTCACCGCCAACGCCTTCGCGCTGATGGGCCTCAGGCAGCTGTACTTCCTCATCGGCGGCCTGCTGAAGAAGCTGGTCCACCTCAGCTACGGCCTGTCGATCATCCTGGGCTTCATCGGCGTCAAGCTGCTGCTGCACGCGCTGCACGAGTCCGGGGTGCACGTCCCGGAGATCAGCATCCCCTTCTCGCTGGGCTTCATCGTGCTCGTCCTGACGATCACGACCCTCACCAGCCTGCGCGCTGCGAAACGCCAGGAGGAGCAGGAGAGGGTCGTGCGGGACGGCTCCGCGGTGTAG
- a CDS encoding FkbM family methyltransferase — MQTLYRRLLDLMPRIGVQVTDLGPGSAVVSRRGGPYKATGVDKDTWLLRRTRNGARAEIAKGSVVPLGDTGARLLLEDPAEQDERKLQLAAAEYLCVQHVTAMLELYGVNCVFDVGANTGQYAKRLRRAGYTGRIVSFEPTSETFARLEKAAAKDPEWHVHQCGLGREDTTAEIHTGWKTMNSLLSASDYGRDRYSRFAKSDTEEIRIRRLDEAMDEALKGLDDPRPYLKMDTQGYDLEVFAGAGERVAEFVGMQSEVAVLRLYEGSPGMGEAVAAYEAAGFGITGMYPVTREATTGRVIEFDCVLMRADAAPTP; from the coding sequence ATGCAGACCCTTTATCGACGACTGCTCGACCTCATGCCCCGCATCGGCGTCCAGGTGACCGACCTCGGCCCGGGATCGGCGGTGGTGTCCCGACGCGGCGGGCCGTACAAGGCGACCGGTGTGGACAAGGACACCTGGCTCCTGCGGCGGACGAGGAACGGGGCCCGGGCCGAGATCGCCAAGGGAAGCGTCGTACCGCTCGGCGACACCGGCGCCCGGCTCCTCCTGGAGGACCCGGCCGAGCAGGACGAGCGGAAGCTGCAGCTGGCGGCCGCCGAGTACCTGTGCGTCCAGCATGTGACCGCCATGCTGGAGCTGTACGGCGTGAACTGCGTCTTCGACGTGGGGGCCAACACCGGCCAGTACGCCAAGCGGCTGCGCCGGGCCGGATACACCGGCCGGATCGTCTCCTTCGAGCCCACCTCCGAGACGTTCGCCCGGCTGGAGAAGGCCGCCGCGAAGGACCCCGAGTGGCATGTCCACCAGTGCGGGCTGGGCCGCGAGGACACCACCGCCGAGATCCACACCGGCTGGAAGACGATGAACTCCCTGCTGTCGGCGAGCGACTACGGCAGGGACCGCTACAGCCGGTTCGCCAAGTCCGACACCGAGGAGATCCGCATCCGCCGCCTCGACGAGGCGATGGACGAGGCGCTCAAGGGCCTCGACGACCCGCGCCCCTACCTGAAGATGGACACCCAGGGCTACGACCTCGAGGTGTTCGCCGGGGCCGGGGAGCGGGTCGCGGAGTTCGTCGGGATGCAGTCCGAGGTCGCCGTGCTACGGCTGTACGAGGGCAGCCCGGGCATGGGCGAGGCCGTCGCCGCGTACGAGGCCGCCGGGTTCGGCATCACCGGGATGTACCCCGTGACGCGCGAGGCGACCACCGGGCGGGTCATCGAGTTCGACTGCGTGCTGATGCGCGCGGACGCCGCCCCTACGCCGTAG
- a CDS encoding LLM class F420-dependent oxidoreductase, which translates to MRVGVHINQFGNSGGAPALGAELAAAGAAAEAAGVSRLSVMDHYFQMEFNGGAEAPMLEAYTTLAYLAAHTSTVRLGALVTGVTYRHPGLLAKIATTLDVLSGGRASLGVGAAWYDREHEGLGVAFPSTAERFERLEETLRICLQMWDPDHDGPFEGRHYRLAETLCVPAPVSAPHPEILIGGGGERKTLRLVARYADACNLFASSPEEVRHKLDVLRGHCETEERDYDTVLKTITYSGDAATGGDLDELLRDLTGYTKLGIDTVILAPRLGETAGWIERFVAPAVVRLAELD; encoded by the coding sequence ATGCGCGTGGGCGTGCACATCAATCAGTTCGGGAACTCCGGGGGCGCGCCCGCGCTCGGGGCCGAGCTCGCCGCGGCCGGCGCCGCCGCGGAGGCGGCCGGGGTGAGCCGGCTGTCGGTGATGGACCACTACTTCCAGATGGAGTTCAACGGCGGGGCCGAGGCGCCCATGCTGGAGGCCTACACGACTCTGGCGTACCTCGCCGCGCACACCTCCACGGTCCGGCTCGGCGCGCTGGTGACCGGCGTGACCTATCGGCATCCGGGGCTGCTCGCGAAGATCGCCACCACGCTCGACGTGCTCTCCGGCGGGCGGGCCTCGCTGGGCGTCGGCGCGGCCTGGTACGACCGTGAGCACGAGGGGCTGGGCGTCGCGTTCCCGTCGACGGCCGAGCGGTTCGAGCGGCTGGAGGAGACGCTGCGGATCTGTCTGCAGATGTGGGATCCGGACCACGACGGCCCCTTCGAGGGCCGGCACTACCGGCTGGCCGAGACCCTGTGCGTCCCGGCCCCGGTGAGCGCCCCGCACCCGGAGATCCTGATCGGCGGCGGGGGCGAGCGCAAGACGCTGCGGCTGGTCGCCCGGTACGCGGACGCCTGCAACCTGTTCGCCTCCTCGCCCGAGGAGGTCCGGCACAAGCTCGACGTCCTGCGCGGGCACTGCGAGACCGAGGAACGCGACTACGACACGGTCCTGAAGACGATCACCTACTCCGGCGACGCGGCCACCGGCGGCGACCTCGACGAGCTCCTGCGCGATCTCACGGGCTACACGAAGCTCGGCATCGACACGGTGATCCTCGCGCCCCGGCTCGGCGAGACGGCCGGGTGGATCGAGCGCTTCGTCGCGCCCGCCGTCGTACGGCTCGCCGAGCTGGACTGA
- a CDS encoding NAD(P)H-dependent oxidoreductase: MSVRILALVGSLRAGSHNRQLAEAAVKLAPEGAEVDVFEGLADIPFYNEDLDVEGAVPAAAAKLREAARSADAFLLFSPEYNGTISGVLKNAIDWLSRPYGAGAFGGKPVAVVGTAFGQFGGEWAQDETRKAVGIAGGTVIEDIKLAIPGSVQRFAETHPVDDAEVAAQLTEVVARLHGHAGEPVAA; this comes from the coding sequence ATGTCTGTTCGCATCCTCGCGCTCGTCGGCAGCCTTCGCGCCGGTTCGCACAACCGTCAGCTCGCCGAAGCGGCCGTCAAGCTCGCCCCCGAGGGCGCCGAGGTCGACGTCTTCGAGGGCCTGGCCGACATCCCGTTCTACAACGAGGACCTCGACGTCGAGGGCGCGGTCCCGGCCGCCGCCGCGAAGCTGCGCGAGGCCGCGCGGTCCGCCGACGCCTTCCTGCTCTTCTCGCCCGAGTACAACGGCACCATCTCGGGCGTCCTGAAGAACGCCATCGACTGGCTGTCCCGCCCCTACGGCGCCGGCGCCTTCGGCGGCAAGCCCGTCGCCGTGGTCGGCACCGCCTTCGGCCAGTTCGGCGGCGAGTGGGCGCAGGACGAGACCCGCAAGGCCGTGGGCATCGCGGGCGGCACGGTGATCGAGGACATCAAGCTGGCGATCCCCGGCTCGGTGCAGCGCTTCGCCGAGACCCACCCGGTGGACGACGCCGAGGTCGCCGCCCAGCTGACCGAGGTCGTGGCCCGTCTGCACGGCCACGCGGGCGAGCCCGTCGCCGCCTGA
- a CDS encoding TetR/AcrR family transcriptional regulator yields the protein MSAVLPPFRKPEESADGPELLQLGSAGSEPCLRADAARNRARLLDAAARLIAEHGAAGVTMEAVAAAANVGKGTVFRRFGDRTGLLTALLDHSEKKFQAAFLAGPAPLGPGAPPAERLRAFGHASLRRTVDELDLQLAAEPAADRRFRVPAGHVQRRHVMLLLQLALPGADCELLAHTLMGYLNAVLVHHLTRQCGMPLERLENGWNDLVDRVTSTQG from the coding sequence ATGTCCGCCGTTCTGCCGCCCTTCCGGAAGCCCGAGGAGAGCGCCGACGGGCCCGAGCTGTTGCAGCTCGGGTCGGCCGGCTCGGAGCCGTGTCTGCGGGCCGACGCGGCCCGCAACCGGGCCCGACTGCTCGACGCCGCCGCCCGGCTGATCGCCGAGCACGGCGCGGCCGGGGTGACGATGGAGGCGGTGGCGGCCGCGGCGAACGTGGGCAAGGGCACGGTGTTCCGCCGCTTCGGCGACCGCACCGGGCTGCTCACGGCGCTTCTGGACCACTCGGAGAAGAAGTTCCAGGCCGCCTTCCTGGCCGGACCCGCGCCGCTGGGGCCGGGAGCCCCGCCCGCAGAGCGGCTGCGCGCCTTCGGCCACGCCTCCCTGCGCCGCACGGTCGACGAACTCGATCTGCAGCTGGCGGCCGAGCCCGCCGCCGACCGTCGTTTCCGGGTGCCGGCCGGCCATGTCCAGCGCCGCCACGTCATGCTCCTGCTCCAGCTGGCGCTGCCCGGCGCGGACTGCGAGCTGCTCGCGCACACGCTGATGGGGTACCTCAACGCCGTACTCGTCCACCACCTCACCCGGCAGTGCGGGATGCCGCTGGAGCGGCTGGAGAACGGGTGGAACGACCTGGTCGACCGGGTGACGTCGACTCAGGGCTGA
- a CDS encoding LacI family DNA-binding transcriptional regulator has protein sequence MRHVMVQIPNPPAPTKSPAPRPVPTSADVARLAGVSRATVSYVLNNTSAVRISEPTRRRVHEAAKELGYVPHAAARSLRAGHSRMVLMPAPPVPAGPLYSQFVHDFQGALSRLDYIVVQYGASGLRGDDAARAWAELRPVAVLVPGPGLGPEGVAVLKRSGARAVVTLSSESVEGAHGLLMDHAGVGRSAAGHLYARGRRRIGVVVPEERGMEMFAGPRLAGAREALHGTDAAVTELPLAYTEESAAALAARWPDLGLDAVFAYNDEYAMLLMRALQDEGVRIPEDVAVIGADDLLLGRLLRPRLSTVRIALPSGRDLAGLVDRAVRNPGGAPESHELFGATVVHRDSS, from the coding sequence ATGCGTCACGTCATGGTGCAGATACCGAACCCGCCCGCGCCGACGAAGTCGCCGGCGCCGCGCCCCGTGCCCACGAGCGCCGACGTGGCCCGCCTGGCCGGCGTCTCGCGCGCGACCGTCTCCTACGTCCTGAACAACACCAGCGCCGTACGCATCAGCGAGCCCACCCGCCGCCGCGTCCACGAGGCCGCCAAGGAACTCGGGTACGTGCCGCACGCGGCCGCCCGCAGCCTGCGCGCCGGACACAGCCGTATGGTCCTGATGCCCGCCCCGCCCGTGCCCGCGGGCCCGCTCTACAGCCAGTTCGTGCACGACTTCCAGGGGGCGCTCAGCCGTCTCGACTACATCGTCGTCCAGTACGGCGCCAGCGGGCTGCGCGGCGACGACGCGGCCCGCGCCTGGGCCGAGCTGAGGCCGGTCGCCGTCCTGGTGCCCGGGCCCGGCCTCGGCCCGGAGGGCGTCGCCGTCCTCAAGCGCTCCGGCGCCCGGGCCGTGGTGACCCTCAGCTCCGAGAGCGTCGAGGGCGCCCACGGGCTGCTCATGGACCACGCCGGCGTCGGCAGGAGCGCCGCCGGGCATCTGTACGCCCGCGGCCGGCGCCGGATCGGCGTCGTCGTCCCCGAGGAGCGCGGCATGGAGATGTTCGCCGGGCCGCGGCTGGCCGGCGCCCGCGAGGCCCTGCACGGCACGGACGCCGCCGTCACCGAGCTGCCCCTGGCCTACACCGAGGAGTCCGCGGCCGCCCTCGCCGCCCGCTGGCCGGACCTCGGCCTGGACGCCGTCTTCGCCTACAACGACGAGTACGCCATGCTGCTGATGCGGGCCCTGCAGGACGAGGGCGTGCGGATCCCGGAGGACGTGGCCGTGATCGGCGCCGACGACCTGCTGCTCGGCCGGCTGCTGCGGCCCCGGCTCAGCACCGTCCGCATAGCGCTGCCCTCCGGCCGCGACCTCGCCGGGCTGGTCGACCGGGCGGTGCGCAACCCGGGCGGCGCACCCGAGTCGCACGAGCTGTTCGGAGCCACGGTGGTGCACCGCGACTCCAGCTGA
- a CDS encoding 4-hydroxybenzoate 3-monooxygenase yields MHTTVGIVGGGPAGLLLARLLHRVGVDCVVLESMTRAHVERRQRAGMLEQGTVEALRAAGAAHRLDVEGLVHHGIELRFDRTRHHIDFPALTGGRTVTVYAQTEIVKDLIALQLAHGPRLLFEARALAVERPDSGAPVVRFLREGREETLVCEWAVGCDGSHGIARDAFPAAAVRTYTHDYPYSWLGVLADVPPSCDELVYARHERGFALHSMRSPKVSRLYLQVPNGTKAEDWPDDRVWDELDARFAVDGDWTLRRGPITAKSVTPMRSQVHEPMRHGRLLLAGDAAHIVPPTGAKGLNLAVSDVRILAAGFAELHATGSARILDQYSELSLQRVWQATRFSYDMTRMLHAQPDGDAFDHRMQLARLRRITASRHAAAELAANYTGLPLPL; encoded by the coding sequence ATGCACACCACGGTCGGCATCGTCGGCGGCGGCCCCGCCGGACTGCTCCTGGCCCGGCTGCTGCACCGCGTCGGCGTCGACTGCGTGGTCCTGGAGAGCATGACCCGCGCCCATGTCGAGCGGCGGCAGCGGGCCGGGATGCTGGAACAGGGCACCGTCGAGGCCCTGCGCGCGGCCGGCGCCGCCCACCGGCTCGACGTCGAGGGCCTGGTCCACCACGGCATCGAGCTGCGCTTCGACCGCACGCGCCACCACATCGACTTCCCGGCCCTCACCGGCGGCCGCACCGTCACCGTCTACGCCCAGACGGAGATCGTGAAGGATCTGATCGCGCTCCAACTAGCCCACGGGCCACGCCTGTTGTTCGAGGCGCGGGCGCTGGCGGTCGAGCGGCCCGACAGCGGGGCGCCGGTCGTGCGGTTTCTGCGCGAGGGCCGCGAGGAGACCCTCGTGTGCGAATGGGCGGTCGGCTGCGACGGCTCCCACGGCATCGCCCGCGACGCCTTCCCGGCCGCCGCCGTGCGGACCTACACGCACGACTACCCGTACTCCTGGCTCGGCGTGCTCGCCGATGTGCCGCCCTCCTGCGACGAGTTGGTCTATGCCCGGCACGAACGCGGCTTCGCCCTGCACAGCATGCGCTCGCCGAAGGTATCCCGGCTCTACCTCCAGGTCCCCAACGGGACGAAGGCGGAGGACTGGCCGGACGACCGGGTCTGGGACGAGCTCGACGCCCGCTTCGCCGTCGACGGCGACTGGACCCTGCGCCGCGGCCCGATCACCGCCAAGTCCGTGACCCCGATGCGCAGTCAGGTCCACGAGCCGATGCGCCACGGCCGGCTGCTGCTCGCCGGGGACGCCGCCCACATCGTCCCGCCGACCGGCGCGAAGGGACTCAACCTCGCCGTCTCCGACGTCCGGATCCTCGCCGCCGGCTTCGCCGAACTGCACGCCACCGGTTCCGCCCGGATACTGGACCAGTACTCGGAACTGTCCCTTCAGCGCGTGTGGCAGGCGACCCGATTCTCCTATGACATGACTAGGATGTTGCACGCTCAACCAGACGGGGATGCGTTCGACCATCGGATGCAGCTCGCCCGGCTGCGCCGGATCACCGCATCCCGCCACGCCGCCGCCGAACTGGCGGCGAACTACACGGGACTTCCGCTCCCTCTGTGA
- a CDS encoding aldehyde dehydrogenase family protein — MPLLDPQTWQNSQNVQNGRTSPYTVTEPATGDPLGTVVLAGPEGVAPAAEAARAAQTEWARAPHFVRAAVLRRAGDLFSAHADELREWIVRESGSIPGKADFELHVAAQECYEAAALASRPAGQVLPSEAPRLSYTRRVPVGVVGVIAPFNAPLILSIRSVAPALALGNAVVLKPDPRTAVCGGLALAAVFAEAGLPEGLLQVLPGGAETGAALVADPRIPVISFTGSTAAGRAVGEAAGRHLKRAHLELGGNSALIVLEDADLDAVISTAAWGSFFHQGQICMTTGRHLVHASLYEEYVERLAAKADALAVGDPHRAQVHLGPLIDGGQLAKVHGLVEASTAAGAKLAAGGTHENLFYRPTVLAAVDDTTPAYAEEVFGPVAPVRSFTTVDEAAALAAHSTYGLSLGIVTRDPARGLDLAERIPTGIVHINDQTVNDEAVAPFGGVAASGTGARFGGEANLEAFTDVRWTTVRGDVASYPF; from the coding sequence ATGCCGCTGCTCGACCCCCAGACCTGGCAGAACTCCCAGAACGTCCAGAACGGCCGGACCTCGCCGTACACCGTCACCGAACCGGCCACCGGCGACCCCCTGGGCACCGTCGTCCTGGCCGGGCCCGAGGGCGTCGCCCCGGCCGCCGAGGCCGCCCGCGCCGCGCAGACCGAGTGGGCCCGCGCCCCGCACTTCGTCCGCGCCGCAGTGCTGCGCAGGGCCGGCGACCTGTTCTCCGCCCACGCCGACGAACTGCGCGAGTGGATCGTCCGCGAGTCCGGATCCATCCCCGGCAAGGCGGACTTCGAACTGCACGTCGCCGCCCAGGAGTGCTACGAGGCCGCCGCCCTCGCCTCCCGCCCGGCCGGCCAGGTCCTGCCCAGCGAGGCACCGCGCCTGTCCTACACCAGGCGGGTGCCCGTCGGCGTGGTCGGCGTGATCGCCCCGTTCAACGCCCCGCTGATCCTGTCCATCCGCTCCGTCGCGCCCGCCCTCGCCCTCGGCAACGCGGTCGTCCTCAAGCCGGACCCGCGCACGGCCGTGTGCGGCGGACTGGCCCTGGCCGCCGTCTTCGCCGAGGCCGGTCTCCCCGAGGGCCTGCTCCAGGTGCTGCCGGGCGGCGCCGAGACGGGCGCGGCCCTGGTCGCCGACCCGCGCATCCCGGTGATCTCCTTCACCGGCTCCACCGCCGCGGGCCGCGCGGTCGGCGAGGCCGCCGGACGCCACCTCAAGCGCGCCCATCTGGAACTCGGCGGCAACTCCGCCCTGATCGTGCTGGAGGACGCCGACCTCGACGCGGTGATCTCCACGGCCGCCTGGGGCTCCTTCTTCCACCAGGGCCAGATCTGCATGACCACCGGCCGCCACCTGGTGCACGCCTCGCTCTACGAGGAGTACGTCGAGCGCCTCGCCGCCAAGGCCGACGCGCTGGCCGTCGGCGACCCGCACCGCGCCCAGGTCCACCTCGGCCCGCTCATCGACGGCGGCCAACTCGCCAAGGTGCACGGCCTGGTGGAGGCCAGCACCGCCGCGGGCGCGAAACTCGCCGCGGGCGGCACCCACGAGAACCTCTTCTACCGGCCGACGGTCCTCGCCGCCGTCGACGACACCACCCCCGCCTACGCCGAGGAGGTCTTCGGCCCGGTCGCCCCCGTACGGTCCTTCACCACCGTCGACGAGGCGGCCGCCCTGGCCGCGCACAGCACCTACGGCCTCTCCCTGGGCATCGTCACCCGCGACCCCGCCCGCGGCCTGGACCTCGCCGAACGCATCCCCACCGGCATCGTGCACATCAACGACCAGACGGTGAACGACGAGGCCGTCGCCCCCTTCGGCGGCGTCGCCGCCTCCGGCACCGGCGCCCGCTTCGGCGGCGAGGCCAACCTGGAGGCCTTCACCGACGTGCGCTGGACGACGGTACGGGGCGACGTGGCGTCGTACCCGTTCTAG
- the trxA gene encoding thioredoxin gives MSSTVELTKENFDQTVTDNDFVLIDFWASWCGPCRQFAPVYDKAAEANPDLVFGKVDTEAQPELAAAFGIQSIPTLMIVRDRVAVFAQPGALPEAALTDVIEQARKLDMDEVRKSVEEQQSQAAQAE, from the coding sequence ATGAGCAGCACCGTGGAGCTCACCAAGGAGAACTTCGACCAGACGGTCACGGACAACGACTTCGTCCTGATCGACTTCTGGGCGTCCTGGTGCGGCCCGTGCCGTCAGTTCGCACCGGTCTACGACAAGGCCGCCGAGGCCAACCCGGACCTGGTGTTCGGCAAGGTGGACACCGAGGCGCAGCCGGAGCTGGCCGCGGCCTTCGGCATCCAGTCGATCCCGACGCTGATGATCGTCCGTGACCGGGTCGCCGTGTTCGCGCAGCCGGGCGCCCTGCCCGAGGCCGCCCTGACGGACGTCATCGAGCAGGCGCGCAAGCTGGACATGGACGAGGTCCGCAAGTCGGTCGAGGAGCAGCAGTCCCAGGCCGCCCAGGCCGAGTGA
- a CDS encoding NAD(P)/FAD-dependent oxidoreductase, producing MTETESTPVNNLEHLEYDVVVLGAGPVGENVADRTRAAGLTTAVVESELVGGECSYWACMPSKALLRPVIARADARRVPGLSQAVQGPLDAAAVFAHRNYYTSDWHDEGAAQWLETIDADLFRGHGRLAGPRTVTVGDKTLTARHAVAVCTGTRAVLPDLPGLAAVGPWTSREATSAQKVPGRLVVVGGGVVAAEMATLYQALGAQVTLLVRGKGLLPRMESFAGELVAEALTEAGADVRTGASVASVTRENGTVVVVTAVGERIEADEILFATGRAPRTDDIGLDTIGLEPGSWLTVDDSLRVTGHDWLYAVGDANHRALLTHQGKYQARIAGAAIAARAAGGASPDDGPDTGPWGAYSATADHHAVPQVVFTDPEAAAVGLSLAEAQQSRRRVRAVDVDMSSVAGAGLYADGYRGRARMVVDLDRETLLGVTFVGPGVGELIHSATVAVAGEVPIGRLWHAVPSYPTISEVWLRLLEAYRG from the coding sequence ATGACGGAAACGGAATCGACGCCAGTGAACAACCTTGAACACCTTGAGTACGACGTGGTGGTGCTCGGGGCCGGACCCGTGGGGGAGAACGTCGCCGACCGCACCCGCGCGGCCGGTCTCACCACCGCGGTCGTGGAGAGCGAACTGGTCGGCGGCGAGTGCTCCTACTGGGCCTGCATGCCCAGCAAGGCCCTGCTGCGCCCGGTCATCGCCCGCGCCGACGCCCGCCGCGTGCCCGGCCTGAGCCAGGCGGTCCAGGGTCCCCTCGACGCGGCCGCGGTCTTCGCCCACCGCAACTACTACACCTCCGACTGGCACGACGAGGGTGCGGCCCAGTGGCTGGAGACCATCGACGCCGACCTCTTCCGCGGCCACGGCCGGCTGGCGGGCCCGCGCACGGTGACCGTGGGCGACAAGACCCTCACCGCCCGGCACGCCGTCGCCGTCTGCACCGGCACCCGCGCCGTCCTGCCCGACCTGCCGGGCCTCGCCGCCGTCGGGCCCTGGACCAGCCGCGAGGCCACCAGCGCCCAGAAGGTCCCCGGCCGGCTGGTCGTGGTCGGCGGCGGAGTCGTCGCGGCCGAGATGGCCACCCTCTACCAGGCCCTCGGCGCACAGGTCACCCTCCTCGTGCGGGGCAAGGGCCTGCTGCCCCGCATGGAGTCCTTCGCCGGCGAACTGGTCGCCGAAGCCCTCACGGAGGCCGGGGCCGACGTCCGCACCGGCGCCTCCGTCGCGTCGGTGACCCGCGAGAACGGCACGGTCGTCGTGGTCACGGCCGTAGGCGAGCGGATAGAGGCCGACGAGATCCTCTTCGCCACCGGACGAGCCCCGCGCACCGATGACATCGGCCTCGACACGATCGGCCTGGAGCCCGGCTCCTGGCTGACGGTCGACGACAGCCTGCGCGTCACCGGCCACGACTGGCTCTACGCGGTCGGCGACGCCAACCACCGCGCCCTCCTCACCCACCAGGGCAAGTACCAGGCCCGCATCGCCGGCGCCGCGATCGCCGCCCGGGCCGCGGGCGGCGCCAGCCCGGACGACGGCCCGGACACCGGCCCCTGGGGCGCGTACTCCGCCACAGCCGACCACCACGCCGTCCCCCAGGTCGTCTTCACCGACCCCGAGGCGGCCGCGGTCGGCCTCTCCCTGGCGGAGGCGCAGCAGTCCCGCCGCCGCGTCCGCGCCGTCGACGTCGACATGTCCTCCGTCGCCGGCGCCGGCCTCTACGCCGACGGCTACCGCGGCCGCGCCCGCATGGTCGTCGACCTGGACCGCGAGACCCTCCTCGGCGTCACCTTCGTCGGACCCGGCGTCGGCGAACTGATCCACTCCGCGACCGTCGCCGTCGCGGGCGAGGTCCCGATCGGCAGGCTGTGGCACGCCGTGCCGTCGTACCCGACGATCAGCGAGGTGTGGCTGCGGCTGCTGGAGGCGTACCGCGGATAG